In the genome of Hevea brasiliensis isolate MT/VB/25A 57/8 chromosome 14, ASM3005281v1, whole genome shotgun sequence, the window AAAACTTTCATTATTTTAAGAAAACTTACATATGTAGAAAACAGAGACAGAGAGAAGCATAACAAGATAAATTTTTACATGATAGAACAATTGTGCTAGATTTGCCCCCACATTCACATGTGCTATGCACCTAAGACCGTATCTTCATTTGGCTTCATCTTCTTAGTTATTCTTCATCTACCTAACAAGGtcgaaaattataaaaaaaaaaaaaaaagaaaagaattgtAAGAAATTCAGGGTAAATGGATAAAATCTGATAACGATAAGATCAAATATTGTGCTAATTAACAATAAGAATAATTTATTTCCTAAAAAAACAATTTaagtttatttatataaaaagagaaaaaaaaaaaagaaagctaaTTAACCTGAGATTATATGCAAAGCAAGAAATATCACGAAATAGTACCTGTAAACACCAGTCACATTGAAGATTAATTGCTAAATCTTTTTAGCTTTCGACGCCCTTCACCTTCAACCATCCTCACAAACCATATAGGTTTTCTTGTTTTAAACACAACATATCCCATTACAACACCAAATATTACTCCACATCCATACCCTGCCAATACAGCTTTCCATCCAAATCCATTTTTAGACTTGGAATCAATTTCTTTTGATGATGTTGGTTGTTGCCTCTCCCCATTGTCACATTTTTCTAGCGGAAATCCACACAATCCCAAATTTCCTTCATATGAAGTGTTATCAAATGTGTTGAACTGCTTTCCTACGGGTATAGGTCCTTCAAGTTGATTATATGAAACccgaaacacttccaaaaatgtcAAATATGTCAATTGCATTGGAATCCTTCCAACAAGAAGATTTGAAGAGAGGTCTAATGATTCCAAATTGCTCAAATTCCCCAATGATGGTTGAATATTGCCTGTGAGTTGATTGTGAGACAGGTTGAGCAACTTAAGTGATTTAAGTTTTCCAATTGACTGTGGGATCTCCCCTGTGAATTTATTGCCCGACAAATCAATGGATGTAAGAAGTGTTTGGATTTTCACCAACTCAATCTCTAAGCCTTTGAGAGTCAGACTCACAGAATAATCATAAGAGGAATGATTTGGTGCCCCCATGTATTTCATATTCAAATCAAAGATCATCATTGccttgaaattattgaaatactcCGCAGGTAAAGGTCCGCTAAACGTGTTGTTGGAGAGGTCAAAAATTCGCAGCTTTGAGAATGAATAATTGGCAGAGGTCCCTTTCACCAAACCATGAAATCTATTGCATTTTAGAATTAGAATTTGTAGCTTCGAAAGTGTTTCCAGAAAATGGGGGAATGTGTCATCTATATTATTGTTTCCGAgatctaaaatttccaaatttatacAATTGGAGATGGAAGGTGGGATTCTACCTTGCAATTGGTTACCATTGAAGTTCAAATATCTCAAGTTGCTGCCTATAGAAAACGTTTCAAGGATGGTTCCATGGAATTTGTTCATGCCCAAGTGCAATACTGAAAGATTGTTGCTGAAATTTCCCAAACATTGTGGCATGAAGCCGTTCAAACTATTGTTTGACAGGTCAAGAATTTCAAGAGAATTTAACTCGCAAACTGCAGAAGAGACTTCTCTTATCAATTTGTTGGATGAAAGAATGAGAACACTCAAGTTCACAAGTTTGAAAATTGAACTTGGAATTCGGCCATGTAACAAGTTGTTGGATAAATCGAGGTATACTAAACTTGAGAGCCTGCTTCCTTGGAAAGTGATGGGACCTGTAAAATTGTTTGAAGTTTGTAAAATAATTAGGAATTTGACCACTGATATAGTTGTTTTAGAGGTCCAAAATTTGAAGTTGTTTAATGTTCTCAAATGAGGAAGGAATCTCACCTTCAAAATTGTTATCGGAGAGATCCAATGATAAGACGTCTTTAAGCCTCGCAAGTGAGGATGAAATTTGACCACTGAGATTGTTGTTGCTGAGGTCCAAACTTAGAAGATGTTTAAGGTTTTCAAATGAGGAGGGAATCTcaccattaaaattgttataggagAGATCCAAAGAATAAAGTTCTTTAAGGCTTCCAAGTGAGGATGGAATTTGACCACTGAGATTGTTGTTGATGAGGTACATGTCTCCAAGTTGTTTAAGGTTTTCAAATGAGGAGGGAATCTcaccattaaaattgttataggagAGGTCCAATGAAAAGAGTCGCTTAAGGCTTCCAAGTGAGGATGGAATTTGACCACTGATATTGTTGTTGATGAGGTACATGTCTCCAAGTTGTTTAAGGTTTTCAAATGAGGAGGGAATCCcaccattaaaattgttataggagAGGTCCAATGAAAAGAGTCGCTTAAGGCTTCCAAGTGAGGATGGAATTTGACCACTGAGATTGTTGTTGTGGAGGTGCAAACTATCAAGCTGTTTAAGGTTTTCAAATGAGGAGGGAATCTCACCATTAAAATTGTTACAGGAGAGGTCCAATGAAACTAATTTGGATAGATGACTGACATCTGGGAATTTCCCTTGCAATTGGCATTCGCTGAGTTTGAGAGATGTCAAAGAAGAAGACAAATTCATCAAGGAACTAGGCGCAACCAAAGACATGTTTACACCACTCAAGTCCACTTCCTGTAATTGGGTTAGGTTTTGAAAAAGCTTCTTAAAACAAGTGGTTTCTATCATCAAATCATAGTTTGCAAAAAAATCAAGTGAAACCAATTCAGATAGATGATTGATATGTGGGAATTTCCCTTTCAATGCAcaataatggagtttgagagatgtCAAAGAAGAAGACAAATTCATCAAGGAACTAGGCGCGACTAAGGACATGTTTAATTCACTCAAGTCCAATTGCTGTAACTGGGTTAGGTTTTTAACAAGCTCGTTAAAAATAGAGGTTTCAAGTATCAAATTATAGTTCTTAGAAAGATCAAGTGAAACCAATTCAGATAAATGACTGATATCTGGGAATTTCCCTTTCAATGAACAAGAATGGAGATTGAGAGATGTCAAAGAAAAAGACAAATTCATTAAGGAACTAGGTGCAACCAAAGACATGTTTACaccactcaagtccaattcttgtAACTGGGTTAGGTTTTGAACGAGCAAGTTAAAAACAGAGGCTTTGAGTATCAAATCATGATTCCTTGAAAGATCAAGAGATACCAAACCAGAAAGATAAGACATTTCTAGTGGAATTTGGCCCTCAAAAACAGAGTAATTTAGGTTAAGATATGTTAAATTCAAAAATTGGCCAAACTGAGGTACAATTTGAGATTTGTTGAAATGATTGTTAGAAAGGTCAAGCTTTTGGAGATGAGGAAGGAAGAAAATAGCATTATTAGAATGGATGGTACCATAAAGCAAGCTGGTAGAAAGGTTAAGGCCTATTACGTTACCCGTTTCTATGTCGCAAGTGACCCCATCCCACAAGCAGCAATCTGTGCCCTCTTTCCAAGATTCTGTTTTGGGATAAGGCCTGGGGTAAGGGAAATCCCAGGGAGAGGCATTATTTCTAATGGAAAAGGTTTTCTTGAGTTGGAGCAAGGCAAGACTCTGGTCATGTTGGCACGGCTTGGCTGCAGATGAGGAATTGAAAGAAAAAGGTAGAGAAGAATCGGCTTGGAAATGCAAGTGAAAGAAAAGGAAGTAGAAAAAGTAAGTAAGCCACAGTAGACTAGCCATTCTCTTGAAGTGGAAAGCTAAAGTTGAAAACTTGAGTTATTAAAAAATCAGTGTAAGCCTTTTGGTATTTATAATCCAAACGGAGGgaggaaaattttttttttttttcttaaggaGGTAGTTTTTtggtaaaattataataattttattaagataTATTAATTCATATAAATCACACATATACATATTTATTATTGATGTGAAAATTTAAAGGCTTAATCTCATCAAAGACTTATATGAGTCAAGTCACATTCACACGTATCAATTCATTTctcgattttaaaattttttttctctcaaaaataaatatacacacataatttaaaaataaaatatatttttatattttattaaaatatattaatttatataaataacgtACATGCACATATATTATCAATGTAGAAGCCGGAAGgcttaaagaaaaataatttgtatattatgaGATATTTGTTCGTAATGTCTGTGGGACGTGAAGACCGAAGACCAAAGAAACAGACAAACAGTCTTCTTTTAccatttttttaaattgaaaatttaaacaaTAAGACTATTTCAAATTACAACCTTTTTCCTTTGATCTTAATTAAATGTCAGTTACTGTACATCACAACTTCCCATAGTTTATTATTATTAGCTAAATTTTTttgatatattaatatttaaaaaaaaaagttttctcAACTCCTGAGATATCAAATACCTAGCCTCTTTATCCTTTTACAGGGTGCTTCGATTTTTCCTACAACTCATTCTCCTTTTTTCACCCTCTCTTCTCACGCTTTCTCCATTTTAAGATTCACATCTTCCATTCTCTTCTTTCTTCCTCCTCCAAAATTGAGGTAATAAAAACATACaacataaaattaaagaaattttgtATTGTGTAAGttagttaatatatttttatgtgtttttatatttctctaatttatatataattttccaatttatCATAGAAGTGAATTATTtccaatttatttatttactcaaGAAGACTTATAACTACTAATGAATATAAGTTTTGGGAGTATCACTTACCAAAATATTCACAAACATAATAATACATTATAAAAGTtgttgcactcatttcatatcgacattttaggatagttttgtatttattttacccttatattttagtatattttttgtttttagttttattttaacttatttattaacttttgctactttatatttgatttttataattttagtatttttaataggtttttgtggcaaattgaAGGTCAATGAGTATATTAGAAAGTGATTTAAAGAAATATGGAGCCCAtcaagcatggaggaaagttgaagaaatcaagtatTGGAAGATTAAGTTGGTCGAAATTTGCTTGACTAatattggtacccattgggtattgtgttaatattTGATTGAAGAATCAAAAGGTGAAAATCGTTGATAGATAataaaggattaaaacttaaaatcacctagatttagaataaACTAGGTTTTTAAGAGGatttaatgattggttacaaaacttaatggagttaatcaaatatcgtacgGAAGTAGATTTGGTTATCTtaaaacacactttggtttgcttgaaaaagatatcaaaggaatttagaatcaatcaccttcaaactctattttcccttTTAATTGGAATAACCAAGACAATCCGAATTAATTTATGCATGAACCCCCACTCTGAaatcatttttatcataattaaactttaatttaaattatccattattaatttagttcaattgcatctagatttagaatttatttgcttaCTCTTTAGCCATTTTAGTTAGATTTATCAAttttactttgctcatttacatttaccatttattcatcaatcattagcccaaataatcgcttgaTTCATAGTTTGGTGCTCAAATGACAAATCCTGTGAAAACGATACttgacttatcactttattatttaATACGactcgtatacttgcggattcaccCATCAAAAGTCACTTCTATCAAGACAAGTATTCGTGAAGACCAAGGCATGCATCTTAATGGCTTCAACACTCTATTCTATTTTCCCATGTCCATTTTGCTGAGATAAAAGGCAATGACTTGACTCGTCTTTTTCAATCAATTCATCTCACTTATTAATCCATTGAAGACATTTTTCTGAATGGTCCCTAAACATTTGAAGGCTTGATAGAGTAGAAATTAGGCTGCAAAATCGCAATATCAGACATAATtagaatttcaaatttaaatgaaattcaaAATATATGGGTTGCTACATTTGCTATCTCAATCCAAGCTTCAAAGGAGGTTTCACTTAAGAAGACTACTTATAACCAGCAAATAATATAATGCCTGGGAGTATCACTTTTCCAAAGGCTtagcaaaaataataaaaagtataCAGAAACACATAAAACACATAAAATTTCACTAATTCCagaatcaaaattctcatatgaaAATCGCATTTTATTAGTTGGTTGCGGAAGTCTTTAGCAATTTCCAGGTgctttactaaattttctttggaaaaaaaaatcaaataagccCATGCACTTTTAGTTGAAGGTTAAATAAGTTCAAAACAAAGTTTTTGGATAAATAAGGGCAAAATTCTTATTAAGATCAAACAGATCCAATTTTTtgtcaaaaaattaaaatattatttttctattttttataataaaatattaaaaataataattttaatattaaataatttttatttaccatgttcttcaattttttttaaatttgctttaattaaaaataataaataatttttaaaatttaaaaaattaaaaaattatattttattattaaaaaaataatattttattagatgaaGATTTATTTTGccctaattaaaaaatttactcTTTATTTGGcttaaaacttaattttaaacttatttagCTCTCCACTGAAAGCACATGGACTTCTAATCAATAAATTAATGCACAAGCATGAGCTAAGGATTAGCTAAGCTAAAATCTGAATCTGCTATTGAAAAATAATATGTATTCGTCGGCTTCCAGTCTTGCTCTTCCAAATATTAAGGAGACTTTACATCTAGAAATAGTTTCATCTATTTCAATCCAAGCATCGGCGTGAGTCAGGGAGTTAATGACCTTATCTAGTTCATTGTTCAAAGTCTACTGCTATCTCAATCCAAGCTTCAAAGGAGATTTCAGTCAAGTCAAGAAGACTTATTCTGAAGATAATGTTGGGGAGTATCACTTTCCATAGGGTTTCACTTTCCATAGTCGACTATTTCTATCATGACAAGTATGACTACGAAGATGAAGGCATGGGCTTTAAAGGCTTCAACGCTCTATTTTCCCTTGTCCATTTTCTAGAGATTAAAGCAATGACTTGACTTGTCATTTTCAATTATAAAGTTTTAATATTAAATTCAGATACACCTACCCATTTGGCCAACTTTCCACACCATTTCTTGGGGTGGGTTGGTTTGGGTTGAAAACTACACAACCCATCAAATGGTGGGGAAAGAAACAGTGATTCAGATTGCTAATTGCTATGCGTTAAGCCATGAACTCTCTTTGGAGTCCTAGAATACACATCTCACTAAGTACTAATTACTTTTgtctgaaggaaaaaaaaaataatgaagcaTTCTCCAGCTAAGTCAAAATCctaatttataaagaataatGAAGCTCCTTAGCGACTAGATTAAGTTGAATTTATTAGGTTATACAATGAAAATATGGTTTGTCAtctcaaattatatatatatacacttttctTTGATTGTTAGACATATCAATCAACTTCTAAATTGAATGAAGACTTAACTTTATTCTTCACCATTCCTTACGCATAACAAGTCTGACCTTTATTTCCATAAGCATTTGATTGAATGAATTCTCAAGTTTGACTTTGATTTACTTTGATAATTAGACATATCAATCTACTTCTAATTTGAATGATAACTTAACTCTATTTTTCACCATATTCTACACCATTCTTTAAGCATAACAAGTGGAGTTTAATTTCTATTATATTTATTTCCGCAAGCATTTAATTAGATGGATATTCAAGTCGTTACTAGCATTTTTCTTTTTTACAATTAATTTTGATTGAAACTTAAAACTTTATAATTTTAGAGACGACTTTAGTACTATTAAGCTAAGGATTATTTatctttttaattataaatgttaatattaccaacacataaaaaaaaagaaagaaaattattcTTCTCCAATGTAAAGAGACCAAGCACAACATCCTTGAACCTTTTATAGTATTAATTATCCTTGAACTTCTTAAAATACTTAAAATGTGCAGTTTCTAActttagtattttaattaatcGAAACGGATTGCACAAAATCATAACATTTTACTCCATACAGATATCACCCATAATTTGTAGATTGAAATATCATTAATTCTGTAACTTTCAATACATTAATTAGAGcacttaattttcttaattaattaaaaataatgataaatgaaaaacccaagtatatgtatattttttttctttcataaaatatgatatatatgaaaaatatcccTTGGACCAATTGAAGTGAGATCTTGACAAAGTTGCTGAAAGAGAAAATGTTGTCACCATCCGACTAACATTGAGCTAAGTTCAAGTGCTCCATGACGCAAAGTAGCTCCTAACCAGTTGATGTAGCACGTCACAAggtagtgattttttttttttttttaattattcatagGAGGTCTGAAGAGTGTATAATATTTGGTGGATCACAAAGCAGGAGATATCCTGGTAGTCTTTCTATTAAATAACTTTCACCATACAGGTTATAAACTGCCAATTAGTAATTAGGGAAAGTCGAATTCGATAACTTCTTATTCCCTACACCTTTAGGCATAGTAATTAGCTGATTTAGGTAATCAATGCAAATATGTATGCATATGCTATAACAATTTCAAGTTTAGAAATTTTGATTTTAAGAATTTCGAGTAGTGGATTAATTTTAtagtttattttcttttttattttttaggaaatattttatttttgaataatTGTGAAACTTCGAAATTTTGTAAATTGTAATGTTTAAAAGTTtgttatttaaagtatttaaacatttttattatataaaagtaTAAATTTTTTCATATCAATTTCGGTTAATTGTGTTAAATTGTCTGTAGAATAAAACTTCTATTCTCATTAGGAGGAATCCATCAATGTATGAAGACAatcctataaaaaaaaaataaaggaaaaattataaaaaaagtaCATTTTGTTTTTACCCGTTTGTCAATTTAATGTCTATAGTTCACTTTGTGATAAAGTGGTACTCTGAAGTTTTACGCATAGTGACTTTCCGTTCTTCCTCTGTCAAATGCTGTTGACGTGGACAAAAAAGACTGACATGCAGTAAAATAAATTGACATGGACAATATTTActgaaaaaaaaaacctaaagtTATGCAACATAAAATGCACAGGTGACAAATTTTTTCCTGCTACAAATTTTTTATATTCTGGCTTAAGCTCATAAGTTTCTTGATTTGTTCCTCGCTTGTTGTATACACAGATATCTCCTTCAAAAATTGCTGCACATAAAGAGTTTGCAACATGAATATGCCGAACAACATACGACATTAAACACAGCCAATGTAACAGTCTTCTTCTCATTTGCAAATATCCAATGATCATTATTAGCATTGAACAATCATAAGACTAATGTAGTCCGTCCTAGAGAGGCACAAGGAAAAAAGATGATCTAGGTGCCCCCAAATCAACTAATCAAATAATATAGGCACTTTTCAACTATTTAATTAACAAGGCATGATTAACACGGGAAGTCTACTAGCAAGCTAGAACGAAATGCAGGGCACTTTAATTAATTAGAAGCATAGAAAATTTTTAATGGACCCCCAAGCTcaaaatagaaataaaacatgaagaataagagaaagaagaaatgaagaaagaaagaaaaaagttgCACCGTAGATTTATCAGTTTCTTGTGCAAGTTGCTTCAACACCAATTTGGTTGTCTTTTCAAATAGCTTGACATGATATCCTCTAATTCCCCACGATCCCTTCTCGTTCTCTTCATATCTTACTGTTTAACTGGTGATATTTTCTTCTTATCTTGCTAACAGACGATTGATAAtaagaaacaaaaattaaaggtATCATTTTATCACAAAGTAAATTACAGACCctgaagtgaaaatgagtagaaccaCATGGTATATTTCTATAATTTCTCCATAAAAAATCCCTTTCCCTAAGCTAAAATCTCCAATTTATTCTTCATCCCTCCTTGAGGATATTTATTTCCCAATCTCGCCTGCCTCTAATATTTCTTTTTCTCACCTAAAATCTCCAATTTCCCTTCTGCTTCTCCTTTCAACTTGTTGGATTTCTGTTTGCTCTGCCTCCTCCCTTCTCGTTGCTTTTTATGGCTTGCTAGGTTACCCTTTCAATTGGCGAGGCATCATAGCTGAGTGTTCATCATTTGGTGCCATATCCCCCTTTGGAAATGAATGAATTGCagcttaataaatttaaaatatgaggattaattaattaatatattcaaAACCTAACAACTAAATATTTATTTACCCAATAACTATTCATCAGAATTATTGCTGGTGTGATCACAAGCTCAATCATCCcatgttgatttttttttggttaaataaattgatgtgtgtgtgtgtgtctatatatatatatatatatattgtctcAAATAATATGGATGGAACTTTGGTGCTATTGtacattaaaaggaaaaaaaaattaaatgagtcTTCATATTTTAATTGATTTCTACATAATCTCAAAATTAAGTTTTTGTTTAAATAAACCCACAATTTTCTATTTAGGTCAAATAAGTCCTtgcataataaaatattatttttttataacaagCACGTAAATCAAAGGCACACACATAAATCGCACAATCACATAGTATTGAAAAGTGAAGAAGAATAACAaaggatttaacgtggttcaaccgtaaggtctacaTCCACAGGCAAAACAAGAGAAAAAGTTCTACTATGATGAAAATatcaagatacaatcaatcagagCTCTCGGaccctaaccccagtgtgtttcCCGAATATCTAATAACTCTACCGCAaatggtagaatattacaatatttatactggttcATATCACGGAGG includes:
- the LOC131173045 gene encoding receptor-like protein 9DC3 gives rise to the protein MASLLWLTYFFYFLFFHLHFQADSSLPFSFNSSSAAKPCQHDQSLALLQLKKTFSIRNNASPWDFPYPRPYPKTESWKEGTDCCLWDGVTCDIETGNVIGLNLSTSLLYGTIHSNNAIFFLPHLQKLDLSNNHFNKSQIVPQFGQFLNLTYLNLNYSVFEGQIPLEMSYLSGLVSLDLSRNHDLILKASVFNLLVQNLTQLQELDLSGVNMSLVAPSSLMNLSFSLTSLNLHSCSLKGKFPDISHLSELVSLDLSKNYNLILETSIFNELVKNLTQLQQLDLSELNMSLVAPSSLMNLSSSLTSLKLHYCALKGKFPHINHLSELVSLDFFANYDLMIETTCFKKLFQNLTQLQEVDLSGVNMSLVAPSSLMNLSSSLTSLKLSECQLQGKFPDVSHLSKLVSLDLSCNNFNGEIPSSFENLKQLDSLHLHNNNLSGQIPSSLGSLKRLFSLDLSYNNFNGGIPSSFENLKQLGDMYLINNNISGQIPSSLGSLKRLFSLDLSYNNFNGEIPSSFENLKQLGDMYLINNNLSGQIPSSLGSLKELYSLDLSYNNFNGEIPSSFENLKHLLSLDLSNNNLSGQISSSLARLKDVLSLDLSDNNFEGPITFQGSRLSSLVYLDLSNNLLHGRIPSSIFKLVNLSVLILSSNKLIREVSSAVCELNSLEILDLSNNSLNGFMPQCLGNFSNNLSVLHLGMNKFHGTILETFSIGSNLRYLNFNGNQLQGRIPPSISNCINLEILDLGNNNIDDTFPHFLETLSKLQILILKCNRFHGLVKGTSANYSFSKLRIFDLSNNTFSGPLPAEYFNNFKAMMIFDLNMKYMGAPNHSSYDYSVSLTLKGLEIELVKIQTLLTSIDLSGNKFTGEIPQSIGKLKSLKLLNLSHNQLTGNIQPSLGNLSNLESLDLSSNLLVGRIPMQLTYLTFLEVFRVSYNQLEGPIPVGKQFNTFDNTSYEGNLGLCGFPLEKCDNGERQQPTSSKEIDSKSKNGFGWKAVLAGYGCGVIFGVVMGYVVFKTRKPIWFVRMVEGEGRRKLKRFSN